gattgggtatataatttgatacgagtgagtgctcggttacggtgtagtccggagtccccgtatctagcggctgggccaccagcgagttggactcgcgatttatatttacgattgggttgaatgataatgattattcgagaaatgtgtcgcatgctaggatattagtttcgtacggatcaaatacgtgtttaaatgtttcatattattgttttcttgaaatgcgatgctatgtttttatactaatactgttagtaaatgtcaactcactcagtatttccccaaatactgacccctcacctttgatgtctttcaagtgcttagcttgtggacttagctagaggccaattttgaagtccagaagtcagctgtatatgttagtttctgacttctaggaatgctgcagtagtggtcctgtgtcaacagaatagtagcctagacagcagttcatttttgtTGTATATAATAACTGCtgtcattgttttatatgctttttgataggctacgtgtttagtatatgatccacggccccagatgccggtgagatgtttaaaacactaactgatgtatatagtaccgcgaggccagttcgtacatggtacggtaactagagcccgcgaggttttgaaacagttagtgtaaatgtatgattatatgttatatatgtatatttgctttcgttgtttgatattgtttgtttatattatatttgcgaaaaattaaaagtgattttaggcttgctacgggttcgggagctaccactcccgttccctagcgccggttgcggctcaatattttgggtcgtgacaccatTGGACTTGCTATTATTTACTATTGGGCTTTGGGATTAGAGCTTAGACTTGAAAATATTACCCTATTTTTAGCCTTTTACACGTGTACCATCTATATTGTTATCAATGCTCTCCAATGTCTTAAATGTGCTCAAATCTGCAACTCCTTCAAGATTCAAGCACATAACTTTACTCACAGGTATAAAACATTATATGGGTCCAATATTCGATCCTGAATTCGAAAACCAGCTCGTTCATCAGGATCCTCCGTTCGTAGAGGATTTGCCTAGGCTTCCATATCCGAATTTTTATTACGCCCTCGAAGATCTAATAGCATCATATTTACCTTCGATTACATATTTTGTTCATCGATCCTCGATAATAATGGGCGCATCTTCCAGGAGTTTGAATAATACATTGGTAGCCCTATCTGTGTATGCAACAATTTGCAAATACAAAAAGTTGCCCTTTAAGTATCCTGGCAGCAAATACACATGGGAGCATTTCTGCGATATGTCGGATGCGCGATTACTAGCCGAGCAACAAATATGGGCGGCGATCACGGATAAAGCGAAGAACCAAGCTTTTAATTGCACGAATGGTGATTTTTTTACTTGGAGGAGCTTGTGGAAGGTGTTGAGTGAGATCTTTGATGTTGAGTTTGTGGAGTTTGATGAGAATGGTAATGAGTTTGATTGAGCTGAAATGATGAGGGATAATGGAAATGTGTGGGGCGAGATTGTTGAGAAATATGGACTATTTGAGACTAAGATTGAAGATATTGCTTGCACTAATGCGCttaatgttgtgttgaactttAGGTTTCAACATGTTTGTAGCATGAATAAGAGTCGAGAACTAGGGTTTCTAGGATTTGCTGATACATTCAAGAGTATTCGAGTGTGGGTGGAGAGATTGAGGGACATGAAAATCATACCATCAACaagtttattaattaatgggTGATTTCTATGCTTTGATCGTATGCAGGcagttataatttaataaacgaTTTAATAAAGGATGTACTTGAATTCCTGGTTGTTTCTGCAaactctttttgttttttggctAATCCTTTGAAAAATCCCACTTTTCAGCTCCAATTCATTTGCATCCGACCATACAAAATTACCAATTGTATACAAATCTTcagttttatttataaaattttatgaattctatttaatatttatataaattctatttaatatttatataatgtaAATAACTATAATCTCCCTTTATCTAAATTGATATGtgctattttattttcttatctcaaattacaaatataatattttgtaaaaaaataaaaattattattatacaaATAAGAGAAAATAAGATCAATtagtttttcaaattaattaaattttttagtatttGTGTGGGTaatattaagggttaattacatataaaatcaccacttttatacgaaattgcaaaaataacacgacctttaaaacgtggcaattcagggcaccacctttcatttcttttcaaaaataacacgggcacatttttagtggcgtttttgctgacgtggcatgacacgtggcacttcTATTGAGTGtacaagtcagcaaaattttatcaaattacgcgcccatgttgtttttgaaaagaaatgaaaggtgatgccctgaattgacacgttttaaaagtcgtgttatttttgaagatTTATATAAAgatagtgattttatatgtaattaaccctaatatcAATTTGAATGGAGGGAATAAATTATGAGTGTTTGTTATAAGGTGGTGAAAATGACTGAATTAAATAAGttgtgtattttatatattagtaGCACATGAACTGATACATGCATTGAAAAACCGTCGAGAAGGCAACTATTATGATTTAGCGTTGAAATTGGATATGTCCAAGGCATATGATAGGGTAGAATGGCAATATTTGAGACATATGATGACAGTGTTAGGATTTCCTCTTGTGTGGATCGCTTTGATTATGGAATGTGTTATGACTGTATCATACTCCATCATTATTAATGGTGAGCCTAGGGGGTATTTTCATCCATCGCGTGGTTTAAGACAAGGTTGTCCGCTATCTCCTTATTTGTTTCTATTCTGCACAAAAGGGTTTAACAACCTTCTTCACCAATATGGAGTAAACAATCATCTTCATGGTCTGCGTATTAGTCGAGCTTGTCCTCGAGTCTCACATTTATTTTTTGCAGATGACTCACTAGTATTTTTCAGAGCTTGTTTAGAAGAGTGTGATCAATTTATGGAAATACTGCAGTTGTATGGAAATGCTAGCGGACAATTGATAAATCTGCAAAAATCAGCGCTATGTTTTAGTAAAAATACACCGGCTGAACTGTCTAATATGATTGTTCAAAAAATGAAGGTTGGAAGTGTGGGACTTGAGGATAAATATCTCGGGCTGCCATCTTTAGTATCACGTTCAAAAACAGaaacattttcagaaattaAAGATAAAGTGGCTAAGAAATTACAAGGATGGAAACGAAATACACTGTCATTTGCAGGAAAAGAGACCTTGATCAAAGCAGTTGCTACATCTATGCCAGTCTATACAATGTCATGTTTTTTATTGCCTCAATCGTTATGTCAAGACT
This region of Mercurialis annua linkage group LG1-X, ddMerAnnu1.2, whole genome shotgun sequence genomic DNA includes:
- the LOC126670801 gene encoding (S)-8-oxocitronellyl enol synthase CYC2-like, coding for MGPIFDPEFENQLVHQDPPFVEDLPRLPYPNFYYALEDLIASYLPSITYFVHRSSIIMGASSRSLNNTLVALSVYATICKYKKLPFKYPGSKYTWEHFCDMSDARLLAEQQIWAAITDKAKNQAFNCTNGDFFTWRSLWKVLSEIFDVEFVEFDENGNEFD